A region from the Thermanaeromonas toyohensis ToBE genome encodes:
- the zwf gene encoding glucose-6-phosphate dehydrogenase has translation MEVPGVAEGHHIESALFVIFGATGDLARRKLFPALYNLSAEGILPSGVAIVGVGRRPFDLAYFREKFILPALLDNSRLAGNLLHNFSSFAQRCYYFSLDLRDSSRYRELKNFLDQLDWEWGVQGNRVFYLALAPELFGPVVANLKEQGFLDKGPRSWKRVLVEKPFGWDLDSARALNRELTQAFPEEDIYRIDHYLGKEMIQNIMVIRFANAFFEPVWNNKYIDHIQITSSEKIGVGERAAYYDRAGALRDMLQNHMLQLVALIAMEPPVGLDAQAIRLEKAKVFRSLQPFTRERILQDIVRGQYGPGYIDGEPVPGYREEAGIPADSVTETFLAVKLFVNTFRWAGVPFYLRTGKRLPAKVTEIIIQFKPLPEILYFKEYGELLPNVLVIRVQPLEGIFVQLNAKRPGTNNYIVPIRLDFCQNCGVGTNSPEAYERLLYDALRGDATLFTGWEEVEYAWKFVDPIAQAWATIPVHFPNYAAGEWGPPEARVLIERDGRRWWESPAYMMYPGPFTQVCQYIKGSRAGNPG, from the coding sequence ATGGAGGTACCCGGGGTGGCCGAAGGTCATCACATAGAGTCTGCCCTTTTTGTTATATTTGGTGCCACAGGGGATCTGGCTCGGCGCAAGCTTTTTCCTGCCCTTTATAACCTTTCAGCAGAAGGCATTTTACCTTCCGGAGTAGCCATAGTAGGAGTGGGGCGTCGCCCCTTTGATTTGGCTTACTTTCGAGAAAAATTTATCCTACCTGCTCTTCTGGATAATTCCCGCTTGGCAGGAAATTTACTTCATAATTTTTCTTCTTTTGCCCAGCGTTGCTATTATTTTTCCCTAGACCTGCGGGATTCTTCGCGCTACAGGGAGCTTAAAAATTTTTTGGACCAGCTGGACTGGGAATGGGGGGTCCAAGGGAATCGTGTTTTCTACTTGGCTTTAGCGCCAGAACTCTTCGGTCCTGTAGTGGCCAATCTTAAGGAACAGGGGTTCCTCGACAAAGGACCTCGTAGCTGGAAAAGGGTTTTGGTGGAGAAACCCTTTGGTTGGGACTTAGATTCAGCCCGGGCTTTAAACCGGGAGCTGACCCAAGCTTTTCCGGAAGAAGATATTTACCGTATCGACCATTATTTAGGTAAAGAGATGATCCAGAACATTATGGTCATAAGGTTTGCCAATGCCTTTTTCGAGCCGGTATGGAATAACAAATATATCGATCACATTCAAATTACTTCCAGCGAAAAAATAGGGGTAGGGGAGCGCGCAGCTTATTACGATAGGGCTGGGGCTTTAAGGGATATGTTACAGAATCATATGCTCCAACTTGTAGCCCTTATAGCCATGGAACCTCCGGTTGGATTAGATGCGCAGGCCATCCGCCTGGAAAAGGCCAAGGTCTTCCGTTCCTTGCAACCTTTTACGAGAGAAAGGATCCTTCAAGACATAGTCCGGGGCCAATACGGGCCCGGCTATATTGACGGAGAACCCGTCCCAGGATACCGGGAAGAAGCTGGAATCCCTGCCGATTCCGTCACCGAAACTTTTTTGGCCGTGAAGCTTTTTGTAAACACCTTTCGCTGGGCCGGGGTGCCTTTTTACCTGCGGACCGGTAAACGCCTTCCGGCCAAAGTAACAGAAATTATAATCCAGTTTAAGCCCCTACCAGAAATTCTCTATTTTAAGGAATACGGTGAGCTCTTGCCCAATGTCTTAGTTATTCGCGTGCAACCCCTAGAAGGTATTTTTGTGCAGCTTAATGCCAAGCGGCCGGGTACAAATAACTATATCGTGCCCATAAGATTAGATTTTTGTCAGAACTGCGGGGTAGGTACCAACTCTCCCGAGGCTTATGAACGTCTACTCTATGATGCTTTGCGTGGGGACGCCACTCTTTTTACTGGATGGGAGGAGGTGGAGTATGCATGGAAATTTGTGGATCCTATAGCCCAGGCTTGGGCGACTATCCCTGTGCACTTCCCCAATTATGCTGCCGGGGAATGGGGCCCGCCCGAAGCTCGGGTTCTTATAGAGCGGGACGGGCGGCGCTGGTGGGAAAGCCCCGCGTATATGATGTATCCTGGCCCATTTACCCAGGTATGCCAGTATATAAAGGGGAGCCGAGCCGGCAACCCCGGTTAG
- a CDS encoding cyclase family protein: protein MPVYKGEPSRQPRLEIIRDYPSGARETRLILPSHTGTHLDAPAHFLPGGKTIEQVDLNLLLGKCQVADLTGIEEKIEAENLWSLDIKAGEFLLFKTRNSYQDVFDPCFVYLSESAARYLVERKVRGIGWDALGIERAQPEHPSHKILLEQGIVILEGLRLKEVEPGEYGLVALPLPVWGAEAAPVRVVLLEGCIVLS from the coding sequence ATGCCAGTATATAAAGGGGAGCCGAGCCGGCAACCCCGGTTAGAAATAATTAGGGATTACCCGTCTGGTGCTAGGGAGACTCGCCTTATCTTGCCTAGCCACACAGGTACCCACCTGGATGCCCCGGCGCATTTTCTTCCAGGGGGTAAGACCATAGAGCAGGTAGACCTTAACTTATTACTGGGGAAATGCCAGGTGGCGGACTTAACTGGTATAGAAGAGAAAATAGAAGCAGAGAACCTCTGGAGTTTAGATATCAAAGCAGGGGAGTTTCTCCTTTTTAAAACCCGCAATTCCTACCAGGACGTTTTTGACCCTTGTTTTGTTTACCTAAGCGAATCTGCCGCTCGGTATTTAGTAGAAAGAAAGGTACGAGGGATAGGATGGGATGCTCTAGGTATTGAACGCGCTCAACCTGAGCACCCTAGCCACAAGATACTTCTGGAACAAGGCATTGTTATTCTGGAAGGATTACGGCTTAAGGAAGTAGAACCTGGAGAATACGGTTTGGTAGCTTTGCCCTTGCCAGTATGGGGGGCTGAGGCAGCGCCTGTCAGGGTAGTTCTTTTGGAGGGATGTATAGTTCTATCTTAA
- a CDS encoding ABC transporter permease, which produces MPAALRAIYTIWYRDILRLLRERSRIIGMLGQPLIYFLIVGQGISSAMGFRGAPPGLNISYLQFMYPGILAMSVLFTSIFSGISIIWDREFGFLKEVLVAPVPRWATAIGKALGGSTMAMVQATILLLLAPLAQVSLNFTAVVQLLATLFLISLALTSFGIAIASYMETMEGFQMIMNFLIMPLYFLSGAMFPIQSVPVWMAFLMRLDPLTYGVDALRLLVYRNADPRILAFLVRYDLKTDLLILILLVLALGAWGTWSFSRQE; this is translated from the coding sequence ATGCCCGCTGCTTTACGTGCTATCTACACCATTTGGTACCGGGATATCTTGCGCTTATTAAGAGAGCGTAGCCGTATCATCGGAATGTTGGGACAACCTCTGATCTACTTTCTTATTGTGGGACAAGGTATTTCTTCCGCCATGGGTTTCCGGGGGGCACCTCCAGGATTAAATATTAGTTACCTGCAGTTCATGTACCCAGGGATCCTCGCTATGTCCGTGCTGTTTACTTCCATCTTCTCTGGTATCTCCATTATTTGGGATAGGGAATTCGGGTTTCTAAAGGAAGTATTGGTAGCCCCGGTTCCCCGCTGGGCCACAGCCATCGGTAAAGCCTTAGGGGGAAGCACAATGGCCATGGTTCAAGCTACCATCCTTCTTCTTCTGGCCCCCCTGGCCCAGGTCTCGCTTAATTTTACTGCCGTCGTCCAACTTCTAGCTACCCTCTTTTTAATTTCCCTGGCCCTCACTTCCTTTGGCATAGCCATCGCCAGTTACATGGAAACTATGGAAGGCTTCCAGATGATCATGAACTTCTTGATTATGCCCCTCTATTTTTTAAGCGGAGCTATGTTCCCTATACAAAGCGTCCCTGTCTGGATGGCCTTCCTCATGCGCCTGGACCCCTTAACCTATGGTGTAGATGCCTTGCGGCTTTTGGTCTACCGTAATGCTGATCCCCGGATTCTGGCCTTTCTAGTGCGCTACGATCTAAAAACTGACCTGTTAATTTTAATCCTCCTGGTTTTGGCCTTAGGAGCCTGGGGAACCTGGTCCTTTAGCCGCCAAGAATAA
- a CDS encoding ATP-binding cassette domain-containing protein produces the protein MTPIIEVENLRKVFGQVIAVDGISFVVEEGEIFGFLGPNGAGKSTTIRILCTLLRPTSGQARLAGYDILREPDAVRRSLGIVFQDSSLDDRLTAAQNLYLHGLLYGLPRPVLKKRMQEVLEMVGLAERQRDTVRTFSGGMRRRLEIARGLLHYPRVLFLDEPTLGLDPQTRTAIWEHLRKLREEKGLTIFMTTHYMDEAENCDRIAIIDYGRIQALDTPDNLKRWVGGDILTVVPLDGVDLAPLITHKYNLKVQHSPEGLRVEVSDGASFIPRLAGDLGGQIKSIHLRRPTLDDVFLKLTGRAIREEEASAVERMRLSSHRRPVRR, from the coding sequence ATGACACCCATCATTGAAGTGGAAAACTTAAGAAAGGTCTTCGGTCAGGTGATAGCAGTAGATGGGATATCCTTTGTAGTAGAAGAAGGAGAGATCTTCGGTTTCTTAGGGCCTAATGGCGCAGGTAAATCCACCACCATAAGAATTTTATGTACCTTGCTGCGACCAACCAGCGGTCAAGCTCGCCTAGCGGGATACGATATCTTACGCGAACCTGATGCGGTCAGGCGTTCCCTGGGAATAGTCTTTCAAGATAGCTCCCTGGATGACCGTTTGACAGCCGCCCAGAACCTTTACCTCCACGGCCTCCTTTATGGCCTACCCCGGCCGGTATTAAAAAAGCGGATGCAGGAAGTACTGGAAATGGTGGGGCTGGCGGAAAGACAAAGGGATACTGTACGCACTTTCTCAGGAGGTATGCGCCGCCGACTGGAAATCGCGCGGGGCTTACTCCACTATCCCCGGGTGCTTTTCCTAGATGAGCCCACTTTGGGTCTGGATCCCCAAACCCGTACAGCCATTTGGGAACACCTCCGGAAACTACGAGAGGAAAAGGGCCTTACTATTTTTATGACCACCCACTACATGGATGAAGCTGAAAACTGCGATAGAATTGCTATTATTGATTACGGTCGCATCCAGGCTCTAGATACTCCGGACAATTTGAAACGCTGGGTAGGCGGAGATATATTGACAGTGGTTCCTTTGGATGGGGTGGATCTCGCACCTCTTATTACGCACAAATATAACCTTAAAGTCCAGCATAGCCCGGAAGGATTACGAGTAGAAGTGAGCGATGGGGCCAGCTTTATTCCCCGGTTGGCAGGTGACCTGGGAGGTCAAATCAAAAGTATCCACCTCCGGCGCCCTACCCTGGATGACGTATTTTTGAAGCTCACCGGGCGCGCTATCCGCGAAGAAGAAGCTTCAGCAGTGGAACGTATGCGGTTAAGCTCTCACCGTAGGCCAGTACGGCGATAA
- a CDS encoding UxaA family hydrolase — protein MPETKFLGYRRENGRVGIRNHVVILPLDDLSNAAAEGVAKIVEGTIALPHPYGRLQFGEDLELFFRTLIGTGSNPNVAACIVIGIEPKWTNRVVEGIAATQKPVTGFAIERYGDLKVIEMAARKAVEYVQYATELKKEECDVSELVVSIKCGESDTTSGLASNPALGNAVDRLVDMGATVLFGETSELTGGEHLVAERCATPEIREQFMRSFTSYNEFIISQGVDLIGSQPTEGNIAGGLTTIEEKALGNIQKIGKRSLIQGVLQPAEAPQGKGLWYMETSSAAAEAITLFAAGGSVLHFFTTGQGNIVGHPIIPVIKISANPITVSTMSEHIDVDLSGILRREMNLEEAGSKILEEFFRTLNGRFTKAEALGHKEFVLTKLYRSA, from the coding sequence ATGCCAGAAACTAAATTTTTAGGCTACCGTAGGGAGAACGGCCGAGTAGGTATCCGGAACCATGTAGTAATTCTCCCTTTGGATGATCTTTCTAATGCTGCTGCCGAAGGAGTAGCTAAAATAGTAGAAGGAACCATAGCCCTCCCCCATCCTTATGGCCGGTTGCAATTTGGAGAAGACCTGGAGCTCTTCTTCCGCACTTTGATAGGGACCGGATCCAATCCTAATGTAGCCGCCTGTATAGTTATAGGGATAGAACCTAAGTGGACCAACCGCGTAGTAGAAGGGATCGCAGCAACTCAAAAACCCGTAACCGGTTTTGCCATTGAGCGTTATGGAGATCTTAAGGTTATAGAAATGGCTGCTCGTAAGGCTGTGGAATATGTACAATACGCTACCGAACTTAAGAAAGAAGAATGCGATGTTTCAGAGCTAGTAGTGAGCATCAAGTGTGGGGAATCCGATACCACCTCCGGGCTGGCTTCAAACCCGGCCTTGGGGAACGCTGTGGACCGGCTGGTGGATATGGGCGCCACGGTCCTCTTTGGGGAAACCTCTGAACTTACAGGAGGTGAACACCTGGTAGCCGAGCGCTGCGCCACCCCGGAAATCAGGGAACAATTCATGCGGAGTTTTACCTCTTATAACGAATTTATTATATCCCAGGGTGTAGACCTCATAGGTTCCCAACCTACCGAAGGCAACATAGCCGGGGGCCTGACCACCATTGAAGAAAAAGCTCTGGGCAACATCCAAAAAATAGGTAAGCGCTCCCTCATCCAAGGTGTACTTCAACCTGCAGAAGCTCCCCAGGGTAAGGGGTTATGGTATATGGAGACCTCTTCTGCTGCAGCGGAAGCTATTACCCTCTTTGCTGCTGGCGGCTCGGTTCTCCATTTCTTTACCACCGGCCAAGGTAACATCGTAGGCCATCCCATTATTCCTGTTATAAAGATCTCGGCCAACCCGATCACTGTTTCCACCATGAGCGAGCATATAGATGTAGACTTAAGCGGCATCTTACGCCGAGAAATGAACCTTGAAGAAGCAGGAAGTAAAATCCTAGAAGAATTCTTCCGCACCCTGAACGGCCGTTTCACCAAAGCTGAAGCCTTGGGCCATAAAGAGTTCGTCCTTACCAAACTCTACCGCAGTGCATAA
- a CDS encoding UxaA family hydrolase — protein sequence MEKFFVHAKADTVGVAVADIQAGERVTGWVMEDDSIIELQAKSNIPLGHKIALQDIAKGEMVIKYGQPIGRATDTIARGEHVHVHNLKTARW from the coding sequence GTGGAAAAGTTTTTTGTACACGCCAAGGCGGATACCGTAGGCGTAGCCGTAGCGGATATCCAAGCTGGCGAAAGGGTAACTGGCTGGGTCATGGAGGATGATAGCATCATTGAACTCCAAGCTAAAAGTAACATTCCGCTCGGCCACAAGATCGCCCTCCAGGACATAGCTAAAGGTGAAATGGTGATCAAATATGGTCAACCTATTGGCCGGGCAACAGATACAATAGCCCGGGGCGAACACGTGCATGTGCATAACCTTAAAACCGCGAGGTGGTAA
- a CDS encoding N-acetylmuramoyl-L-alanine amidase, producing MPSRVIRLSLWVGLGVVALGMFITMRMAWQGYRERKAVQALSWALANQVVVVDPGHGGIDAGARGPGGTLEADIVLAISQNLAGFLRQGGARVFLTRQDAQAPEGESGDDLVERVRLAQKVGADVFISVHANAFNDREYGAQVFFNPGSKEGERLAVAIQEEIRRLLKNTEREALGLDAFVLRNLNIPAVIVEVGFLTNPQEEKLLRNPDYQRRMAFAIYLGIAKYLAERKR from the coding sequence ATGCCAAGTAGAGTAATTAGGCTTAGCTTGTGGGTCGGGTTGGGGGTAGTAGCTTTAGGTATGTTTATCACTATGCGTATGGCTTGGCAGGGGTACCGGGAACGCAAAGCGGTTCAGGCCCTTTCCTGGGCTCTGGCCAACCAGGTGGTGGTAGTGGATCCTGGGCATGGTGGGATCGATGCCGGTGCCCGGGGGCCGGGAGGCACGTTGGAGGCAGATATAGTATTAGCTATAAGCCAAAACTTGGCGGGGTTTTTAAGGCAAGGTGGGGCCCGGGTTTTCCTTACCCGCCAGGATGCCCAGGCCCCGGAGGGGGAAAGCGGGGATGATCTGGTAGAGAGGGTGCGGCTGGCCCAGAAGGTGGGAGCGGACGTTTTTATATCAGTTCATGCCAATGCTTTTAATGACCGGGAGTACGGGGCTCAGGTGTTTTTTAACCCCGGCTCTAAGGAAGGAGAAAGGCTGGCGGTGGCTATCCAGGAGGAGATCCGCCGGTTATTAAAAAATACCGAGCGAGAAGCTTTAGGTTTAGATGCTTTTGTGCTCCGCAACCTCAATATTCCGGCGGTAATTGTGGAGGTGGGTTTCCTTACTAATCCACAGGAAGAGAAACTTTTAAGGAACCCAGATTACCAGCGTAGAATGGCCTTCGCCATTTATTTAGGGATCGCGAAGTATTTAGCCGAGAGAAAACGGTAA
- the amrA gene encoding AmmeMemoRadiSam system protein A, translating into MGRLLEVVFLPHPPIMVPEVGGEELAKIASTVASTRELAREVARLGPEVIIIISPHGPVFREAVGLWATRKLQGDLSSFRAPRVKFQYALDLELTRDIAAAASQGGVPVVLLDEESSKRYGLIPELDHGMMVPLYFLREAGVEVPLVAMGMAFMEREKLYAFGAVLARAVKASSRRAVLVASGDLSHRLIPGAPAGYDPQGEIFDRRVKELLSSLDVAGLLALPEDLAERAGECGLRSFIMGLGALDGYRVEGEVLSYEGPFGVGYLVARFLPREEDPQRSLLKKEELKPGVSELPFPVRLAKESLEHYLHTGRILPVPKDLPPDMARRAGVFVSIKKFGQLRGCIGTVSPTRSNIAEEIIYNALSAGLEDPRFPPVKVEELPYLEYSVDVLEEPEPVNSLEELNPRVYGVIVSSGLKKGLLLPDLEGIDTAEEQVAIAKRKAGIGPDEPCRLERFRVTRYR; encoded by the coding sequence GTGGGCAGATTGCTGGAAGTGGTTTTCTTACCTCACCCGCCTATTATGGTACCGGAGGTGGGGGGAGAGGAACTGGCTAAAATTGCTTCCACTGTAGCTTCTACTAGGGAGCTAGCCCGCGAGGTAGCCCGGCTAGGCCCAGAGGTGATCATCATTATATCCCCCCATGGCCCGGTTTTCCGGGAAGCTGTAGGTTTGTGGGCTACGCGCAAGTTACAAGGGGACTTATCTTCCTTCCGTGCTCCTAGAGTTAAGTTTCAGTACGCGTTGGACCTAGAATTAACCCGGGATATTGCAGCCGCGGCCAGCCAAGGAGGAGTCCCGGTTGTTTTGTTAGATGAAGAGAGCAGCAAGCGTTATGGCCTTATTCCAGAGTTGGATCACGGGATGATGGTGCCCCTTTACTTTCTACGGGAGGCGGGGGTGGAGGTACCCTTGGTAGCCATGGGCATGGCCTTTATGGAACGGGAGAAACTATATGCTTTCGGGGCAGTCCTCGCCCGGGCAGTTAAGGCCAGCTCCCGCCGGGCCGTGCTCGTAGCCAGCGGCGATCTATCCCACCGCCTGATCCCGGGCGCACCGGCCGGCTACGATCCCCAGGGAGAAATTTTTGATCGCCGGGTAAAGGAATTGCTTTCGAGCTTAGATGTGGCTGGGCTTTTGGCCTTACCAGAAGATCTAGCTGAACGAGCTGGGGAATGCGGACTCCGCTCCTTTATTATGGGCTTAGGAGCTTTGGACGGATACCGGGTAGAGGGTGAGGTTCTTTCTTATGAAGGACCCTTTGGCGTGGGGTACTTAGTGGCTAGGTTCTTGCCTAGAGAGGAAGACCCCCAGCGTAGTTTGCTCAAAAAAGAAGAGCTAAAACCCGGGGTTTCCGAACTGCCTTTTCCGGTGCGCCTGGCTAAGGAAAGCCTAGAGCATTACTTGCATACCGGACGTATTTTACCTGTTCCTAAGGATCTGCCACCAGATATGGCACGCCGCGCTGGGGTGTTTGTATCTATAAAAAAATTTGGCCAGCTCCGGGGATGTATAGGAACCGTCAGCCCTACTCGTTCTAATATTGCCGAAGAGATTATTTACAATGCTTTGAGCGCTGGGCTGGAAGATCCCCGTTTTCCGCCAGTCAAGGTTGAAGAACTACCCTATCTTGAATATTCGGTCGACGTGCTGGAGGAACCGGAGCCTGTAAATAGTCTAGAAGAGCTTAATCCGCGGGTGTATGGAGTGATCGTCTCTAGCGGCCTTAAGAAAGGTTTGCTTTTGCCTGATCTAGAGGGGATAGATACAGCGGAAGAGCAGGTGGCTATTGCCAAACGTAAAGCAGGTATAGGGCCTGACGAACCTTGCCGTCTCGAACGCTTCCGGGTTACTCGGTATCGCTAG
- the amrS gene encoding AmmeMemoRadiSam system radical SAM enzyme translates to MREAKYYVKLEEDKVECRLCPHTCRLGPGRRGICRVRENREGRLFTRNYGLCSSLALDPIEKKPLYHFYPGHFILSAGTVGCNFGCEFCQNWEIAHGEPEVVEITPGYLVEEAKRLKSVGLAYTYSEPIVWFEFVLDTARMAREAGLKNVLVTNGFIRPEPLKELLPVIDALNIDVKGFSREFYRHIVHGDYQPVLRTAVQAKEAGCHVEITTLLVTGLNDKLDELEELVKWILAELGKDTPLHFSRYFPRYKLKQPPTPLETMQRAWEMACRYLNYVYLGNVEAPQANNTYCPQCGNLVIRRQGYRVSFPGLVTPGYCRQCGSQIAIIM, encoded by the coding sequence ATGCGGGAAGCCAAGTATTATGTTAAGTTAGAGGAGGATAAGGTAGAGTGCCGCCTTTGCCCCCATACTTGCCGGCTAGGTCCTGGGCGTCGGGGGATCTGCCGTGTACGGGAAAACCGGGAAGGAAGGCTTTTTACCCGCAACTATGGTCTTTGTTCCTCCCTAGCCTTGGACCCTATCGAAAAAAAGCCCTTATATCACTTTTACCCCGGGCACTTTATTCTTTCAGCAGGGACAGTAGGGTGCAACTTTGGCTGCGAGTTTTGCCAGAACTGGGAGATAGCCCACGGTGAACCGGAAGTAGTAGAGATTACCCCCGGGTATCTAGTGGAGGAAGCTAAACGCTTAAAGAGTGTGGGTCTGGCCTATACTTACTCTGAACCCATCGTATGGTTTGAATTTGTATTGGATACCGCCCGGATGGCGCGGGAGGCGGGGCTAAAGAATGTCTTAGTTACCAACGGTTTTATCCGACCAGAGCCTTTGAAAGAGCTTTTACCTGTTATCGATGCTTTAAACATCGATGTGAAGGGGTTCAGTAGAGAGTTTTATCGCCATATAGTCCACGGGGATTACCAGCCGGTGCTACGTACAGCAGTACAGGCTAAGGAAGCCGGATGCCACGTGGAGATTACTACTTTACTGGTCACCGGTTTAAATGATAAATTGGATGAGCTGGAAGAACTGGTAAAATGGATACTGGCGGAGCTGGGGAAGGATACACCCCTTCATTTTTCCCGTTATTTTCCCCGCTATAAATTAAAACAGCCCCCTACTCCCCTAGAGACTATGCAGCGCGCCTGGGAGATGGCCTGCCGTTACCTTAATTATGTTTATTTAGGCAATGTGGAAGCCCCTCAAGCCAATAATACTTACTGTCCCCAGTGCGGGAATCTAGTGATAAGGCGGCAGGGTTATAGGGTTTCTTTTCCGGGCCTTGTAACTCCCGGCTACTGCCGCCAGTGCGGTAGTCAAATCGCCATTATAATGTAA
- a CDS encoding M20 family metallopeptidase yields MSLNLSTLKKRISNAVETYKNEIIQLAEEIFDHPEVGQQEFFASRLLTQTLAKYGFEVLYPLPKLPTGFQAVLKCPSPGPRVALLAEYDALPELGHACGHNLIGAAVVGAGLALAAVKEELRGEVLIFGTPAEESNGGKVVLVEEGAFQGVDAALIFHPGDANIMEVSSLALEALEFIFEGRAAHASSSPEEGINALEALIQFFNNINSLRPYLKGQTHINGIITEGGVTPNIIPERAVARFYIRAENHKALKEVLQRVENCARGAALATGCSVAWRNYEFSYDAMVTNKALAGAFKENLRALGVTEFGPPRRSRGSLDMGNVSRVVPAIHPYLALGSGRLIPHTREFARAARGEAGRNLVMLAAKALAWTAADVLLDGELLTRIQEEFSLGLLKEGGP; encoded by the coding sequence ATGTCTTTAAATTTGAGCACCCTTAAAAAACGGATAAGTAACGCTGTAGAAACTTATAAGAATGAGATCATCCAGTTGGCGGAAGAAATCTTTGATCACCCAGAGGTGGGACAGCAGGAATTCTTCGCCTCCCGCCTTTTGACCCAGACCTTAGCTAAATATGGGTTTGAGGTGCTTTATCCTTTACCTAAACTCCCTACCGGTTTCCAGGCTGTCCTAAAGTGCCCTAGCCCAGGCCCTCGGGTGGCTTTACTTGCTGAGTATGATGCCCTTCCCGAGCTGGGCCATGCTTGTGGCCACAACCTTATTGGGGCGGCAGTTGTAGGTGCGGGCCTAGCCTTGGCCGCTGTAAAAGAAGAGTTAAGGGGTGAGGTTTTAATCTTTGGGACTCCTGCGGAGGAGAGCAACGGAGGGAAGGTGGTACTGGTAGAAGAAGGGGCCTTTCAGGGGGTGGATGCAGCCCTGATTTTTCATCCTGGGGATGCTAATATTATGGAAGTGTCTTCTCTAGCCTTGGAAGCCTTAGAATTTATTTTTGAGGGTCGGGCGGCCCATGCTTCTTCCAGTCCAGAAGAGGGGATCAATGCTCTGGAGGCCCTTATTCAATTTTTTAACAATATAAATAGCCTCCGTCCCTACCTCAAAGGGCAAACCCATATCAACGGGATCATTACAGAGGGAGGCGTAACCCCTAATATAATCCCCGAGCGGGCCGTAGCCCGCTTTTATATCCGGGCTGAAAACCATAAGGCCCTAAAGGAAGTCCTCCAGCGGGTAGAAAATTGTGCCCGCGGGGCAGCCCTGGCTACAGGATGTAGCGTTGCTTGGCGCAACTATGAATTTTCCTATGATGCTATGGTTACTAATAAAGCTTTGGCCGGTGCCTTTAAGGAGAATCTGCGGGCCCTGGGGGTAACAGAGTTTGGCCCTCCTCGCCGTAGCAGGGGTTCCCTGGATATGGGCAACGTTAGCCGGGTAGTACCTGCTATACATCCTTATCTGGCTTTAGGGAGCGGGAGGCTTATACCTCACACCCGGGAGTTTGCCCGCGCGGCCCGTGGAGAAGCCGGAAGGAACTTGGTGATGCTCGCGGCTAAAGCCCTAGCTTGGACAGCAGCAGATGTGCTCCTAGATGGAGAACTCTTAACCCGTATACAAGAGGAGTTTAGCCTGGGGCTGTTAAAGGAAGGGGGCCCCTGA